In Gemmatimonadota bacterium, a single window of DNA contains:
- the leuD gene encoding 3-isopropylmalate dehydratase small subunit, translating to MPPLTRIESRAVLLATDDIDTDQIIPARFLKTTERRGLGTHLFADWRYTADGTPRSDFILNAPGASERRILVGGRNFGCGSSREHAPWALADFGFQAVVAPSFADIFRNNALKNGIVPVQLDREAHAAIVEHLALHPDVVAVVDVASQRLLVGQDAWGFALAPFARHCLLEGIDQLGFLLGADDEIARYEQSHPAAISTIA from the coding sequence ATGCCCCCACTCACTCGTATCGAGAGTCGCGCGGTCCTCCTGGCCACCGACGACATCGACACCGACCAGATCATCCCCGCCCGCTTCCTCAAGACGACTGAACGACGTGGACTCGGGACGCACCTCTTCGCCGACTGGCGCTACACCGCCGACGGAACGCCACGGAGCGACTTCATCCTCAACGCCCCCGGGGCGAGCGAGCGTCGCATCCTCGTGGGCGGGCGCAACTTTGGCTGCGGCTCCTCACGAGAGCACGCCCCATGGGCGCTCGCCGATTTCGGCTTCCAGGCCGTTGTCGCCCCATCGTTCGCCGACATTTTTCGCAACAACGCGCTCAAGAACGGGATCGTCCCGGTGCAACTCGACCGGGAAGCGCACGCCGCAATCGTCGAACACCTTGCCCTGCACCCCGACGTCGTTGCAGTCGTGGACGTCGCGTCGCAGCGACTGCTCGTCGGCCAAGACGCGTGGGGCTTCGCCCTGGCCCCGTTCGCCCGCCATTGCCTGCTGGAAGGGATCGACCAGCTGGGCTTCCTGCTCGGCGCCGACGACGAGATCGCTCGGTACGAACAGTCGCATCCGGCCGCCATTTCCACGATCGCCTAA
- the ilvN gene encoding acetolactate synthase small subunit, with product MQHTLIAVMQDRPGVLNRAVSLFRRRGFNIDSLAVASTEVPGLSRMTVVVNRDDVTQVVQQLQRLVDIVSVQDVTFDRAVAQEMCLVRVGPPGSRLAEILGLAREFDARVVDASPSAMVLAIMDAPATISAFLERVQRFGIEEITRSGRIAMSMTTPARGARPSPNASAASASTAADSFQAQADGFADEEAA from the coding sequence GTGCAGCACACGTTGATCGCCGTCATGCAGGACCGCCCCGGAGTCCTCAACCGCGCCGTCTCCCTCTTCCGCCGCCGCGGCTTCAACATCGACTCGCTGGCCGTCGCCTCCACCGAGGTCCCGGGGCTCTCGCGCATGACCGTCGTGGTCAACCGCGACGACGTCACACAGGTCGTCCAGCAGCTGCAACGCCTGGTGGACATCGTCTCGGTGCAGGACGTCACGTTCGACCGCGCCGTCGCCCAGGAGATGTGCCTCGTGCGTGTCGGGCCGCCGGGGAGCCGCCTGGCCGAGATCCTCGGCCTCGCCCGCGAGTTCGACGCCCGCGTCGTCGATGCCTCGCCGTCGGCGATGGTCCTGGCCATCATGGACGCCCCCGCCACGATCAGCGCCTTCCTCGAGCGCGTGCAGCGCTTCGGGATCGAGGAGATCACCCGCTCGGGCCGCATCGCCATGTCGATGACCACCCCCGCGCGCGGCGCCCGCCCCTCGCCTAACGCCAGCGCCGCGTCAGCCTCGACGGCCGCGGACTCCTTCCAGGCGCAGGCCGACGGCTTCGCCGACGAGGAAGCGGCGTAG
- the aroF gene encoding 3-deoxy-7-phosphoheptulonate synthase, producing the protein MSDTPLVARSHQRDHASTEVPVGLVHPDARDVTIGGGAFVVAAGPCSVEDGPMILESARAVAASGARLLRGGAFKPRTSPYAFQGLGTEGLELLATARAATGLPVVTEVLDVRQVELVARYADVLQIGARNMYNTPLLAAVGELGLPVLLKRSFAATIRELISAAEYIAVRGHTRIILCERGIRTFESSTRSTLDVAAIPVLKRETHLPVLVDPSHAAGRADLVAPLACAALAAGADGLIVEVHPNPASARSDADQSLSFAQFDAMMQQLATIATALQRPIVPLHDEARVLPIGAPPRRTRAIRAGSLG; encoded by the coding sequence ATGTCCGACACACCGCTTGTCGCCCGGTCGCACCAGCGCGATCACGCGTCCACCGAGGTCCCGGTCGGGCTCGTTCACCCAGACGCCCGAGACGTGACGATCGGCGGCGGCGCCTTTGTCGTGGCGGCGGGACCATGCTCGGTGGAGGACGGACCGATGATCCTCGAATCGGCGCGTGCGGTGGCTGCGAGCGGGGCCCGCCTGCTGCGCGGTGGCGCGTTCAAGCCGCGCACGTCACCGTATGCCTTTCAGGGGCTGGGGACCGAGGGACTCGAGCTGCTTGCGACGGCGCGCGCCGCGACCGGGCTCCCCGTGGTGACCGAGGTGCTCGACGTGCGACAGGTCGAACTGGTCGCGCGCTACGCCGACGTCCTGCAGATTGGTGCACGGAACATGTACAACACACCACTCCTTGCGGCTGTCGGAGAACTCGGGCTTCCGGTGCTGCTCAAGCGCTCCTTCGCCGCCACGATTCGCGAGCTCATCTCGGCGGCCGAGTACATCGCGGTGCGCGGCCACACGCGCATCATCCTGTGCGAGCGCGGGATTCGCACCTTCGAGTCGTCGACGCGCAGCACGCTCGACGTGGCGGCGATCCCGGTGCTCAAGCGGGAGACACACCTCCCGGTGCTCGTCGATCCGAGTCATGCCGCTGGGCGCGCCGATCTCGTTGCGCCGCTGGCCTGCGCGGCGCTCGCGGCCGGGGCCGATGGGTTGATCGTCGAGGTGCACCCAAACCCTGCGAGCGCGCGGTCCGACGCCGACCAGTCGCTGTCCTTCGCGCAATTCGACGCGATGATGCAGCAGCTGGCGACGATCGCAACGGCGCTGCAGCGTCCGATCGTGCCATTGCACGACGAGGCACGCGTCCTTCCGATCGGTGCGCCCCCCCGGCGCACGCGCGCGATTCGCGCGGGGAGCCTCGGATGA
- a CDS encoding 2-isopropylmalate synthase has protein sequence MSIEREGAISSPAAPAAGEYVRIFDTTLRDGEQAPGCTMTREEKLQIARQLQRMGVDIIEAGFPAASRGDWDAVNAIAGEIGQGERAPMICGLARANEADIDRCASAIAPAAHRRIHTFIATSDIHLEYKLRMTRAQVVETAYAMVAVARARCDDVEFSPEDACRSDPVFLHEVLAAAIEAGATTLNIPDTVGYITPEEYSAIIGNIRARVPGAARVTISTHCHDDLGLAVANSLAGVRAGARQVECTINGIGERAGNAALEEIVMALHTRRAFFGVESRVSTHEIGRASRLVSQCTGVRTPPNKAIVGANAFAHEAGIHQDGILKNRLTYEIMSADLVGLEGCRLVLGKHSGRHALRRHLEGNGHFLTEDEFTNVFNRFKDVADKKKIVDDRDIEAIVAGETMRPLSIYRLELVQVSSGTHAIPTATVRLSGPDGVPLVAAAQGDGPVDAVCAAINQVVGDVAELVEFSVDAITEGINAIGGVTVRLRPTHETITHEHPQDDAPRGVRFTGFAVHTDILVATAEAYVSALNSLLRGRGGDSSALHTSAQGVAALSAASPT, from the coding sequence ATGAGCATCGAGCGCGAGGGAGCGATTTCCTCCCCCGCGGCGCCGGCCGCGGGGGAGTACGTACGAATCTTCGACACGACGCTGCGCGACGGCGAGCAGGCCCCCGGGTGCACGATGACGCGGGAGGAGAAGCTGCAGATTGCCCGCCAGCTGCAGCGCATGGGGGTCGACATCATCGAGGCCGGCTTCCCGGCCGCCTCGCGCGGCGACTGGGATGCGGTCAATGCGATCGCCGGGGAGATCGGCCAGGGAGAGCGCGCCCCGATGATCTGCGGGCTCGCCCGCGCCAATGAGGCCGACATCGACCGGTGCGCCAGCGCCATCGCCCCCGCGGCCCACCGACGCATCCACACCTTCATCGCCACCTCCGATATCCACCTGGAGTACAAGCTGCGCATGACGCGCGCGCAGGTGGTGGAGACGGCGTACGCGATGGTCGCCGTCGCCAGGGCGCGCTGTGACGACGTCGAGTTCTCCCCCGAGGACGCCTGTCGCTCAGACCCAGTCTTCCTGCATGAGGTCCTGGCCGCCGCGATCGAAGCGGGGGCGACCACGCTGAACATTCCTGATACCGTCGGCTACATCACCCCCGAGGAATACTCCGCGATCATCGGGAACATCCGCGCGAGGGTGCCCGGGGCCGCCCGCGTCACCATCTCCACACACTGCCACGACGACCTGGGACTCGCCGTCGCCAACTCGCTCGCCGGCGTACGCGCGGGGGCGCGCCAGGTCGAATGCACCATCAACGGGATCGGCGAGCGCGCGGGCAACGCGGCGCTCGAGGAGATCGTGATGGCGTTGCACACACGCCGCGCCTTCTTCGGCGTGGAGAGTCGCGTGTCCACGCACGAGATCGGGCGCGCGTCGCGGCTCGTGTCGCAGTGTACCGGTGTCCGCACGCCACCCAACAAGGCGATCGTCGGCGCGAATGCCTTCGCACACGAGGCCGGGATCCACCAGGACGGGATCCTCAAGAACCGCCTCACGTATGAGATCATGAGCGCCGACCTTGTCGGGCTCGAGGGATGTCGCCTGGTGCTCGGCAAGCACTCCGGGCGTCACGCGCTCCGCAGGCACCTCGAGGGCAACGGCCACTTCCTGACGGAAGACGAGTTCACGAACGTCTTCAATCGCTTCAAGGACGTCGCCGACAAGAAGAAGATCGTCGACGACCGCGACATCGAGGCGATCGTGGCCGGCGAGACGATGCGCCCGCTCTCGATCTATCGGTTGGAGCTGGTGCAGGTCTCGTCAGGCACGCACGCCATTCCGACGGCGACGGTACGGCTGAGCGGCCCCGATGGCGTCCCGCTCGTCGCCGCGGCACAGGGCGACGGCCCGGTCGACGCGGTCTGTGCCGCCATCAACCAGGTCGTGGGTGACGTGGCCGAGCTGGTCGAGTTCTCGGTCGATGCGATCACGGAAGGAATCAACGCAATCGGTGGCGTGACGGTGCGACTGCGCCCGACCCACGAGACGATCACCCACGAACATCCGCAGGACGACGCGCCGCGCGGGGTGCGCTTCACCGGCTTCGCGGTCCACACCGACATCCTCGTGGCTACGGCCGAGGCCTACGTGAGTGCCCTCAACTCGCTCCTGCGGGGCCGCGGGGGCGATAGCAGCGCGCTCCACACCTCGGCGCAGGGGGTGGCAGCGCTGTCCGCCGCGAGCCCCACATGA
- the leuB gene encoding 3-isopropylmalate dehydrogenase, whose product MHAHIATLPGDGVGPEVIDEALRVLAAVGDRFGHRFDIEYGLIGGAAIETTGHSLPVATANLTHRAHAVLLGAVGGPKWDDPSLAERPERGLLALRRIMGTYANIRPVRVSGVARDFSPLRPERLAGVDLVVVRELTGGLYFGKKRRFTGKDGGEVASDDCTYTAAEVERVVRTAGELARTRRHKVTSVDKANVLETSRLWRSVAEGVMRDEFPDVTYDVMLVDACAMHLMMNPTRFDVIVTENLFGDILTDEAAVIAGSIGLLPSASLGHPRTGGRRRVGLYEPIHGSAPDIAGQGKANPVGTILSVAMMLRTSLELHDEALAVEQAVDSALEDGWRTPDITLPGLRAHSTAEVGAEIAQRVQRMR is encoded by the coding sequence GTGCACGCCCACATTGCCACGCTCCCCGGTGACGGGGTCGGTCCCGAGGTCATCGACGAGGCACTTCGCGTCCTCGCCGCGGTCGGCGACCGATTCGGACACCGGTTCGACATCGAGTACGGACTCATCGGCGGCGCCGCGATCGAGACCACGGGGCATTCGCTCCCCGTCGCCACGGCCAACCTCACGCACCGCGCCCACGCGGTGCTGTTAGGCGCCGTCGGCGGCCCGAAATGGGACGACCCCTCGCTCGCCGAGCGCCCGGAGCGCGGGCTTCTGGCGTTGCGGCGGATCATGGGGACCTATGCGAACATCCGCCCGGTGCGCGTCTCTGGCGTTGCACGCGACTTCTCGCCGTTGCGCCCGGAGCGGCTCGCGGGCGTCGACCTCGTGGTCGTGCGCGAACTGACCGGCGGACTGTACTTCGGAAAGAAGCGGCGGTTCACCGGGAAGGATGGGGGCGAGGTGGCCAGCGACGACTGCACCTACACCGCCGCAGAAGTCGAACGCGTGGTGCGCACGGCCGGCGAGCTCGCGCGCACCCGGCGGCACAAGGTCACGTCGGTCGACAAGGCAAACGTGCTGGAGACGTCCCGACTCTGGCGTTCCGTCGCGGAGGGTGTGATGCGCGACGAGTTCCCCGATGTCACGTACGACGTCATGCTCGTCGATGCCTGCGCCATGCACCTCATGATGAACCCGACGCGCTTCGACGTGATCGTCACCGAGAACCTCTTCGGCGACATCCTCACCGACGAGGCCGCGGTGATCGCCGGATCGATCGGGCTCCTGCCCAGTGCGTCGTTAGGCCATCCACGCACGGGAGGGCGGCGACGCGTCGGGCTGTACGAGCCCATTCACGGCTCGGCCCCCGACATCGCCGGCCAGGGGAAGGCCAACCCGGTCGGGACGATCCTGAGCGTCGCCATGATGCTCCGCACCTCGCTGGAACTTCACGACGAGGCCCTGGCGGTAGAACAGGCCGTCGACTCCGCGCTCGAGGATGGCTGGCGTACCCCGGACATCACCCTCCCCGGCCTGCGTGCCCACAGCACCGCCGAGGTGGGAGCCGAAATCGCCCAGCGCGTGCAACGCATGCGCTGA
- the aroH gene encoding chorismate mutase → MPIRAIKGATTVSVDSAREICVATAELLHAMLSENALRVEHVVSLMLTATPDLRSEFPARGARDAGWGEVPMLCAQEIDVPGALPRCIRVLAHVELTAGHSVRHVYLRDARGLRPDLSASSG, encoded by the coding sequence ATGCCGATCCGCGCCATCAAGGGGGCGACAACGGTCTCGGTCGACTCGGCGCGCGAGATCTGCGTCGCCACCGCCGAACTGCTGCACGCCATGCTGTCGGAGAACGCGCTCCGTGTCGAGCACGTCGTGAGCCTGATGCTGACGGCGACGCCGGATCTTCGCAGCGAGTTTCCTGCCCGTGGTGCGCGCGATGCGGGGTGGGGTGAGGTGCCGATGCTCTGTGCCCAGGAGATCGACGTCCCTGGGGCACTGCCGCGCTGCATCCGGGTGCTGGCACACGTGGAGCTGACGGCGGGACATTCGGTACGTCACGTGTACCTACGCGACGCGCGCGGGCTCCGCCCCGACCTGTCGGCGTCCAGCGGGTGA
- the leuC gene encoding 3-isopropylmalate dehydratase large subunit produces the protein MSRGATTPASPVSVSSNAAGRPPRTMLEKIWDAHLVRPETPDTPAVLYVDLHLVHEVTSAQAFSELRSRGLRVRRPGRTIATMDHSTPTALSAGTRTLTVADPQAAAQLDTLQRNCRDYGIPLFDLDHPARGIVHVIGPEQGLTQPGMTIVCGDSHTSTHGAFGALAFGIGTSEVADVLATQCLLQSRPRTMEVRVDGRLGPGVTAKDIILAVIARIGVAGGAGHVIEYTGSTIRALDMEGRMTVCNMSIEAGARAGLVAPDETTFSWLAGRPHSPTGAAWQAAVERWTSYRSDEGASYDRTIVLDAESLTPMVSYGTNPGMTIPVTGHVPELAAVTDPTDRAQLQQSLRYMGLEPGQPIAGQRIDVVFIGSCTNSRLGDLRAAAGVLAGRRIAPHVRMLVVPGSQAIKWQAEAEGLHHVFRDAGAEWRESGCSMCIAMNGDQIAPGQYAVSTSNRNFEGRQGKGGRTLLASPLTAAASAIRGAVADVRSLA, from the coding sequence ATGAGCCGCGGCGCCACGACGCCGGCATCGCCCGTCTCCGTCAGCAGCAATGCCGCGGGGCGCCCCCCGCGCACGATGCTGGAGAAGATCTGGGACGCGCACCTGGTCCGGCCGGAGACGCCGGACACCCCCGCGGTCCTTTACGTCGACCTCCACCTCGTCCACGAGGTGACCTCGGCGCAGGCCTTCAGCGAGCTGCGGTCGCGCGGGCTCCGGGTACGCCGCCCGGGACGGACCATCGCCACGATGGACCACTCCACGCCGACCGCCCTCTCTGCGGGGACGCGGACGCTCACCGTCGCCGATCCGCAGGCGGCCGCGCAGCTCGACACCCTGCAGCGCAACTGCCGGGACTACGGCATCCCACTCTTCGACCTCGACCACCCGGCGCGCGGCATCGTGCACGTCATCGGCCCCGAGCAGGGACTCACGCAGCCGGGGATGACGATCGTCTGTGGCGACTCGCACACGAGCACGCACGGCGCCTTTGGGGCGCTGGCCTTCGGCATCGGGACGTCCGAAGTCGCCGACGTCCTGGCCACGCAGTGTCTCCTCCAGTCGCGCCCCCGGACGATGGAGGTCCGCGTCGACGGGCGACTCGGCCCCGGCGTGACCGCCAAGGACATCATCCTCGCCGTTATTGCCCGCATTGGCGTGGCTGGCGGCGCGGGACACGTCATCGAGTACACCGGATCGACCATCCGCGCCCTCGACATGGAGGGGCGCATGACGGTCTGCAACATGTCGATCGAGGCCGGGGCGCGCGCCGGTCTCGTGGCGCCTGACGAGACCACCTTCTCGTGGCTCGCCGGCCGCCCGCATTCCCCCACCGGCGCCGCTTGGCAAGCAGCGGTGGAACGCTGGACGTCGTATCGCTCCGACGAGGGCGCGTCCTACGACCGCACGATTGTCCTCGACGCCGAGTCCCTCACGCCCATGGTCTCGTACGGGACCAACCCGGGGATGACGATCCCGGTCACTGGACATGTCCCCGAACTCGCGGCCGTCACCGATCCCACCGATCGTGCGCAGCTGCAACAGTCGCTGCGCTACATGGGGCTCGAGCCCGGACAGCCGATCGCCGGCCAGCGCATCGACGTGGTCTTCATCGGCAGCTGCACCAACTCGCGCCTGGGCGACCTGCGGGCTGCCGCCGGGGTCCTTGCCGGGCGCCGCATCGCCCCGCACGTGCGCATGCTGGTCGTCCCCGGTTCGCAGGCCATCAAGTGGCAGGCCGAGGCGGAGGGGTTGCACCACGTCTTCCGCGACGCGGGGGCCGAGTGGCGCGAGAGCGGCTGCTCGATGTGCATCGCCATGAACGGCGACCAGATTGCACCTGGCCAGTATGCCGTGAGCACCAGCAATCGCAACTTCGAGGGGCGACAGGGCAAGGGAGGGCGAACCCTGCTTGCCTCGCCGCTCACCGCCGCCGCCAGCGCCATCCGCGGTGCCGTCGCCGACGTCCGATCCCTCGCCTGA
- the ilvC gene encoding ketol-acid reductoisomerase, giving the protein MTRLYYDADASLDQLSSRRIAIIGFGSQGHAHALNLRDSGLDVRVGLPASSASRAKAEAAGLRVTSIADAAREADVIMVLVPDHLQKAIYAEHIAPHLTAGKTLMFAHGFNIHFGAIQPPADVDVSMVAPKSPGHRVRELYQSGAGVPALFAVHQDATGHAKADALAYARGIGCTRAGVLETTFREETETDLFGEQAVLCGGVSALVKAGFETLTEAGYKPELAYFECLHELKLIVDLMYQGGLNYMRHSVSDTAEYGDYVAGPQIITDETRATMRTLLTNIQDGTFARNWIAENETGRTNFDCARKKDIDHPIEQVGRDLRRMMPFLQPKEVRPGQGGA; this is encoded by the coding sequence ATGACCCGACTCTACTACGACGCCGACGCCTCCCTCGACCAGCTCTCGTCGCGCCGCATCGCCATCATCGGCTTCGGCTCGCAGGGGCACGCCCACGCCCTCAACCTCCGCGACTCCGGGCTCGACGTGCGCGTGGGGCTCCCGGCGTCGTCGGCCAGTCGCGCCAAGGCCGAAGCGGCGGGGCTGCGGGTCACCAGCATCGCCGACGCGGCCCGGGAAGCGGACGTGATCATGGTCCTCGTCCCTGATCACCTGCAGAAGGCGATCTACGCCGAGCATATCGCGCCCCACCTGACCGCAGGCAAGACGCTCATGTTCGCCCACGGCTTCAACATCCACTTCGGTGCGATCCAACCACCGGCCGATGTCGATGTGAGCATGGTGGCCCCCAAGTCTCCGGGACATCGCGTGCGCGAGCTCTACCAATCGGGAGCAGGAGTCCCGGCGCTCTTCGCGGTGCACCAGGACGCCACCGGCCACGCCAAGGCCGACGCCCTCGCCTACGCGCGCGGGATCGGGTGCACGCGCGCCGGCGTCCTCGAGACGACGTTCCGCGAAGAGACGGAGACTGACCTCTTCGGCGAGCAGGCCGTGCTCTGCGGCGGTGTCTCGGCGCTGGTCAAGGCGGGGTTCGAGACGCTGACCGAAGCGGGCTACAAGCCCGAGCTCGCGTACTTCGAGTGCCTGCACGAGCTCAAGCTCATCGTCGACCTGATGTACCAGGGGGGCCTCAACTACATGCGCCACTCCGTCAGCGACACGGCGGAATACGGTGACTACGTCGCGGGGCCGCAGATCATCACCGACGAGACGCGCGCGACCATGCGAACGCTGCTCACCAACATCCAGGACGGCACGTTCGCGCGGAACTGGATCGCCGAGAACGAGACCGGACGCACCAACTTCGACTGCGCGCGAAAGAAGGACATCGACCATCCGATCGAGCAGGTGGGGCGCGACCTTCGGCGCATGATGCCCTTCCTGCAGCCCAAGGAGGTACGACCTGGCCAGGGGGGCGCATGA
- a CDS encoding class I SAM-dependent methyltransferase, translating into MAAPGAGVAGRIGAEVNVSRHPASYRDPSGHVYMQDGRVFRTVLPAGVADYEFVRDSGLARRLTERGWLIAATEVPRDTVPVDGTPHAYVLEHPRLAVQSYPYEWSFPALKDAALLQLDIQLEALAAGVMLSDASAYNVMFDGPTPVFIDYLSFRRYREGEFWAGHRQFCEQYLNPLLLTAYAGVPFQPWYRGAMEGIPPALLANVLPVRRKWSWRVMTHVILQASMERPNANDKAAAASKLQLPLASLRSMLGSLRSWIAELQPSPNRPSIWSGYASDNSYTTPEATLKRAFVERFAAAERPKVLLDIGCNTGDYSAVALRAGAGAAVGWESDAGALDAAYLRARKDGLRFLPLWGDAVNPSPGQGWAGSERQSLPARMEVDAVLGLALIHHMAIARNVPLPAVLHWLIDRAPAGIIEFVPKSDPMVQQLLRLRADIFDDYAEERFLHVLQERGEIVESCRLPTSGRLLAWYRRH; encoded by the coding sequence GTGGCTGCGCCGGGCGCCGGCGTGGCCGGGCGTATCGGTGCCGAGGTGAACGTGTCGCGACATCCGGCGTCGTATCGGGACCCGAGCGGGCACGTGTACATGCAGGACGGACGGGTCTTTCGCACCGTGCTCCCCGCGGGAGTGGCCGACTACGAGTTCGTGCGCGACAGCGGGCTGGCCCGGCGCCTCACCGAGCGCGGCTGGCTGATCGCGGCGACCGAGGTTCCCCGCGATACCGTCCCTGTGGATGGCACGCCGCACGCCTACGTGCTCGAGCACCCGCGTCTCGCGGTCCAGTCGTATCCGTATGAGTGGTCGTTTCCGGCGCTCAAGGATGCCGCGTTGCTGCAGCTGGACATCCAGCTCGAGGCGCTGGCGGCCGGCGTGATGTTGAGCGATGCATCGGCCTACAACGTCATGTTCGATGGTCCCACGCCGGTCTTCATCGACTATCTCTCGTTCCGGCGCTACCGCGAGGGCGAATTCTGGGCGGGGCACCGCCAGTTCTGCGAGCAGTACCTCAATCCGTTGCTCCTGACGGCGTATGCCGGCGTCCCCTTCCAGCCCTGGTACCGCGGCGCCATGGAGGGGATTCCGCCGGCCCTGCTGGCCAACGTCCTCCCTGTCAGGCGCAAATGGTCGTGGCGCGTGATGACGCACGTGATCCTGCAGGCCTCGATGGAGCGGCCCAATGCCAACGACAAGGCGGCCGCGGCGTCGAAGCTGCAGCTCCCGCTGGCGAGCCTGCGAAGCATGCTCGGCTCCCTGCGCAGCTGGATCGCCGAACTCCAGCCGTCACCCAACCGCCCGAGCATCTGGTCGGGCTATGCCTCGGACAACTCGTACACCACGCCGGAGGCGACGCTCAAGCGCGCGTTCGTGGAGCGCTTTGCAGCGGCGGAGCGCCCCAAGGTCCTGCTCGATATTGGGTGCAACACCGGCGACTACAGCGCGGTGGCGCTGCGGGCGGGTGCAGGCGCCGCGGTGGGGTGGGAGTCCGACGCCGGCGCGCTCGACGCTGCCTACCTGCGGGCCCGCAAGGACGGGCTTCGCTTCCTCCCGCTCTGGGGCGACGCGGTCAACCCCAGCCCGGGACAGGGGTGGGCCGGGAGCGAGCGCCAGAGCCTTCCCGCGCGCATGGAGGTGGACGCGGTGCTGGGATTGGCGCTCATCCACCACATGGCCATCGCCCGGAACGTTCCGCTTCCCGCTGTCCTGCACTGGTTGATCGATCGCGCGCCTGCGGGCATCATCGAGTTTGTGCCGAAGTCCGATCCGATGGTGCAGCAGCTGCTGCGGCTGCGCGCCGACATCTTCGACGACTACGCCGAAGAACGGTTCCTGCACGTCCTGCAAGAGCGCGGCGAGATCGTGGAGAGCTGCCGACTGCCTACCTCCGGTCGCCTGTTGGCCTGGTACCGCCGTCACTAG